In Streptomyces sp. NBC_01551, one DNA window encodes the following:
- a CDS encoding right-handed parallel beta-helix repeat-containing protein: MSWTRRFPAVPAVLLAALLALLSLLLAAPAARAHEERPVALPDGSGSVPRYRGAEPDLVVCKTDRPAFERRIAGFPEELRQRNLALFERCEKNGYRHLQEAVDAVDRPGMNIAILPGLYEEEPSLPKPTGECAALKAPNSSLGYQILSYEQQVACRHNQNLVAILGKTDLQIEGTGASRLDVVIDAKYQKLNAIRADKSNGIYFRNFTAQRTTFNSLYVLAGDGFVIDDVLTRWNDEYGFLTFASDHGLYKNCESYGNGDSGIYPGSASDINDGRGYDVPRYAIEITGCRSHHNMVGYSGTAGDSVWVHDNEFDQNMGGASMDSAFPGHPGLPQNHAKFERNLIHDNNQDYYRFVADGTCAKPPVERGYEQGVVCPQISMPPGTGIITAGGNWNLYENNWVYGHRRAGFFLSAVPAFIRGEEDWGKQTDTSHHNRYAGNVLGKDKSGASRPNGMDVWWDGQGRANCWQDGPDGSTPGTVPQCGDRRGAVSGASSRLVGEPVKLAQLLVCADYNVQARKLPAGCDWYGARGAERVETQLAAAVAAVLLLVGGVLWWRRLRGSRLGTAATLLGLAGLILDVAGSTMPLTPTPVPALALLLTGLWWTGVGLALRPDRPWPARLTLLLGGLTLLDAFDKAVLMIPWIPLGPAWIRGLVAVPWVLWAVIASARPGTPPRPAAPGGDPDGDRTPAPPGPTPALSASATPDPPATPGAPR, from the coding sequence ATGTCGTGGACCCGCAGGTTCCCTGCCGTGCCGGCGGTGCTCCTCGCCGCCCTCCTCGCCCTCCTGTCCCTGCTCCTCGCCGCGCCCGCCGCCCGCGCGCACGAGGAGCGGCCCGTCGCCCTCCCGGACGGCTCGGGATCCGTACCGCGCTACCGCGGCGCCGAGCCCGACCTGGTCGTCTGCAAGACCGACCGGCCCGCCTTCGAGCGCCGGATCGCCGGCTTCCCGGAGGAGCTGAGGCAGCGCAACCTCGCCCTCTTCGAACGCTGCGAGAAGAACGGCTACCGGCACCTGCAAGAGGCCGTCGACGCCGTGGACCGGCCGGGGATGAACATCGCGATCCTCCCCGGCCTGTACGAGGAGGAGCCCTCGCTTCCCAAGCCCACGGGGGAATGCGCCGCCCTGAAGGCGCCCAACTCCTCACTCGGCTACCAGATCCTCAGCTACGAGCAGCAGGTCGCCTGCCGCCACAACCAGAACCTGGTCGCGATCCTCGGCAAGACGGACCTCCAGATCGAGGGCACCGGCGCCTCCCGGCTGGACGTGGTCATCGACGCCAAGTACCAGAAGCTGAACGCGATCCGCGCCGACAAGTCCAACGGCATCTACTTCCGCAACTTCACCGCGCAGCGCACCACCTTCAACTCGCTGTACGTCCTCGCGGGCGACGGCTTCGTCATCGACGACGTGCTGACCCGCTGGAACGACGAGTACGGCTTCCTCACCTTCGCCAGCGACCACGGCCTGTACAAGAACTGCGAGTCCTACGGCAACGGCGACTCCGGCATCTACCCCGGCAGCGCCTCCGACATCAACGACGGCCGCGGATACGACGTCCCCCGCTACGCCATCGAGATCACCGGCTGCCGCAGCCACCACAACATGGTCGGCTACTCCGGCACCGCGGGGGATTCGGTGTGGGTGCACGACAACGAGTTCGACCAGAACATGGGCGGCGCCTCGATGGACAGCGCCTTCCCCGGACATCCCGGACTCCCGCAGAACCACGCCAAGTTCGAACGGAACCTGATCCACGACAACAACCAGGACTACTACCGTTTCGTCGCCGACGGCACCTGCGCCAAACCGCCCGTCGAGCGCGGCTACGAGCAGGGCGTGGTCTGCCCGCAGATCTCCATGCCGCCGGGCACCGGCATCATCACCGCGGGCGGCAACTGGAACCTGTACGAGAACAACTGGGTGTACGGACACCGGCGCGCCGGGTTCTTCCTCAGCGCCGTCCCCGCCTTCATCCGCGGCGAGGAGGACTGGGGCAAGCAGACCGACACCTCCCACCACAACCGCTACGCCGGGAACGTGCTGGGCAAGGACAAGTCCGGCGCGTCCCGGCCCAACGGCATGGACGTGTGGTGGGACGGGCAGGGCCGCGCGAACTGCTGGCAGGACGGACCCGACGGCTCCACCCCCGGCACGGTCCCGCAGTGCGGCGACCGCCGGGGCGCGGTGTCCGGCGCGTCCTCCCGCCTGGTGGGCGAACCGGTGAAACTCGCCCAGCTGCTGGTCTGCGCCGACTACAACGTGCAGGCGCGCAAGCTCCCGGCGGGCTGCGACTGGTACGGCGCGCGCGGTGCGGAGCGGGTGGAGACCCAGCTCGCGGCGGCCGTGGCGGCGGTGCTGCTGCTGGTCGGCGGGGTGCTGTGGTGGCGCCGGCTGCGCGGCTCCCGGCTGGGCACGGCCGCGACCCTGCTGGGCCTGGCCGGGCTGATCCTGGACGTGGCGGGCTCCACGATGCCGCTGACCCCCACCCCCGTCCCGGCGCTCGCGCTGCTGCTGACGGGCCTGTGGTGGACGGGCGTCGGCCTGGCCCTGCGCCCCGACCGCCCGTGGCCGGCCCGCCTGACCCTGCTGCTGGGCGGGCTGACCCTGCTGGACGCCTTCGACAAGGCCGTCCTGATGATCCCGTGGATCCCCCTCGGCCCGGCCTGGATCCGCGGTCTGGTGGCGGTGCCCTGGGTCCTCTGGGCCGTCATCGCCTCGGCCCGCCCCGGCACCCCGCCCCGCCCCGCCGCCCCGGGTGGCGACCCCGACGGCGACCGCACCCCCGCCCCACCCGGCCCCACCCCAGCCCTGTCCGCCTCCGCTACCCCCGACCCCCCGGCCACCCCCGGAGCCCCCCGATGA
- a CDS encoding molybdopterin oxidoreductase family protein has translation MPRTALRVCPLCEATCGLTLTIDGSAVTGARGDRDDVFSRGFICPKGAAFGAVDGDPDRLRTPLVRRAGRLREATWEEAYEAIAAAVPALVREHGPQSVGVVLGNPNTHTMAGALYPPLLLKALGTRNLFTASTLDQMPKHVSSGLLFGDPFAIPVPDLDRTDFLLLLGANPVESNGSLCTAPDFPGRLKALRARGGTLVVVDPRRTRTARLADLHLSPRPGSDALLLAALAHTLLEEKLAAPGETAQWTEGLGELGAALASFTPEAVAPACDLTAGEIRALARELAAAPTAAVYGRIGSCTTEYGTLASWLVDVLNILTGNLDRPGGVLFPLSATDHAPRPAGPGKGFALGRWRSRVSGHPEAKSELPTAALAEEIETPGEGRIRALIAIAANPVLSAPDGRRLDAALSGLDFMISIDPYLNETARHAHVVLPPPPPAQSAHFDFAFNAFAVRNQVRYSPPAIPLEEGRMDECEIHARLILAVSGQHGAPPRALDERVIADTLARAAADPHSPLHGSDPHAQARTLSGRTGPERRLDMMLRLGPYDLSLDALKQAPHGIDLGPLGPRLPGVLKTRSGRIELLPDPIAAELPRLRAALAERPAALVLVGRRHLRSNNSWLHNVPALTGGSNRCTLQVHPADAGRLGLADGGRARITADGGSLEVPVEVTEAVRRGVVSLPHGWGHDRAGSRLSVASLEPGANVNQLLDGTRLDPLSGTAVLNGFPVELAPLP, from the coding sequence ATGCCCCGCACCGCCCTGCGCGTCTGTCCCCTCTGCGAAGCCACCTGCGGCCTCACCCTCACCATCGACGGCTCCGCCGTCACCGGCGCCCGCGGTGACCGCGACGACGTTTTCAGCCGCGGCTTCATCTGCCCCAAGGGCGCCGCCTTCGGCGCCGTCGACGGGGACCCCGACCGGCTGCGCACGCCCCTCGTCCGGCGCGCCGGCCGACTCAGGGAAGCCACCTGGGAGGAGGCCTACGAGGCCATCGCCGCCGCGGTCCCCGCCCTGGTCCGGGAGCACGGCCCGCAGTCCGTCGGCGTCGTCCTGGGGAACCCGAACACCCACACCATGGCCGGAGCCCTCTATCCGCCGCTGCTCCTCAAGGCCCTCGGCACCCGCAACCTCTTCACCGCGAGCACCCTGGACCAGATGCCCAAGCACGTCTCCAGCGGCCTGCTCTTCGGCGACCCCTTCGCCATCCCGGTGCCCGACCTCGACCGCACCGACTTCCTGCTGCTCCTCGGTGCCAACCCGGTCGAGTCGAACGGCTCCCTGTGCACCGCCCCCGACTTCCCCGGCCGGCTCAAGGCCCTGCGCGCCCGCGGCGGCACCCTGGTCGTGGTCGATCCGCGCCGCACCCGCACCGCCCGGCTCGCCGACCTGCACCTTTCGCCGCGCCCGGGCAGCGACGCGTTGCTGCTGGCCGCCCTCGCGCACACCCTGCTCGAAGAGAAGCTCGCCGCGCCGGGCGAAACGGCGCAATGGACCGAGGGCCTCGGGGAACTCGGCGCCGCGCTCGCGAGTTTCACTCCTGAGGCCGTGGCCCCCGCCTGCGACCTCACGGCCGGTGAGATCCGCGCCCTCGCCCGCGAGCTCGCCGCCGCGCCGACCGCCGCCGTCTACGGGCGGATCGGCAGCTGCACCACCGAGTACGGCACCCTCGCCAGCTGGCTGGTCGACGTACTGAACATCCTCACCGGCAACCTCGACCGGCCCGGCGGAGTCCTCTTCCCGCTCTCCGCGACCGACCACGCGCCCCGGCCGGCCGGTCCCGGCAAGGGGTTCGCCCTCGGCCGCTGGCGCAGCCGGGTCAGTGGCCACCCCGAGGCCAAGAGCGAACTCCCCACCGCCGCACTCGCCGAGGAGATCGAGACCCCGGGGGAGGGGCGGATCCGCGCCCTGATCGCCATCGCGGCGAACCCCGTACTGTCCGCCCCCGACGGCCGGCGGCTCGACGCCGCCCTGTCCGGCCTCGACTTCATGATCAGCATCGACCCGTATCTGAACGAGACGGCGCGCCACGCCCACGTCGTGCTGCCTCCGCCGCCGCCCGCGCAGAGCGCCCACTTCGACTTCGCCTTCAACGCGTTCGCCGTCCGCAACCAGGTTCGCTACTCCCCGCCCGCCATCCCCCTGGAGGAGGGGCGGATGGACGAGTGCGAGATCCACGCGCGCCTGATCCTCGCCGTGTCCGGGCAGCACGGAGCCCCGCCGCGGGCCCTCGACGAGCGCGTCATCGCCGACACCCTCGCCCGGGCCGCCGCCGACCCCCACTCACCGCTGCACGGCAGCGACCCGCACGCGCAGGCGCGCACGCTCAGCGGCCGCACCGGCCCGGAGCGGCGGCTCGACATGATGCTCCGCCTCGGGCCGTACGACCTGAGCCTCGACGCCCTCAAGCAGGCGCCGCACGGCATCGACCTGGGTCCGCTGGGGCCCCGGCTCCCGGGCGTGCTGAAGACCCGCAGCGGCAGGATCGAGCTGCTGCCGGACCCGATCGCGGCCGAACTCCCCAGGCTGCGCGCGGCGCTCGCCGAACGCCCCGCCGCCCTGGTGCTCGTGGGCCGCCGCCACCTGCGCTCCAACAACAGCTGGTTGCACAACGTCCCGGCCCTCACCGGAGGTTCCAACCGCTGCACCCTCCAGGTCCACCCGGCCGACGCGGGCCGGCTCGGCCTCGCCGACGGCGGCCGGGCCCGGATCACCGCGGACGGCGGCAGCCTGGAGGTTCCCGTCGAGGTCACCGAAGCGGTCCGCCGCGGTGTCGTCAGCCTCCCGCACGGCTGGGGACACGACCGCGCCGGATCCCGCCTCTCGGTGGCCTCCCTTGAGCCCGGGGCCAACGTCAACCAGCTCCTCGACGGCACCCGGCTCGACCCGCTGTCCGGCACGGCGGTGCTCAACGGATTCCCCGTCGAGCTTGCACCCCTGCCCTGA
- the hmgA gene encoding homogentisate 1,2-dioxygenase codes for MSEQARKTAEALEYLTGFGNEHSSEAVPGALPLGRNSPQRSPLGLYAEQLSGSAFTEPRRHNRRSWLYRIRPSAAHPPFTRVDNGALRSAPFTEAPADPNRLRWNPLPDPAPGTDFLSGLWTLGGNGDATQRAGMAIHLYAANASMTDRVFSDSDGELLIVPERGGLLLRTELGLLAARPGEVALIPRGVRFRVELLDEDARGYVCENYGMPFELPDLGPIGANGLAAARDFRAPVAAYEDSERPTEVVNKFCGNLWSATYDHSPLDVVAWHGTHAPYVYDLHRFNVLGSISYDHPDPSIFTVLTSPSDTPGLAGVDFVVFAPRWLVGEDTFRPPYFHRNVMSEYMGLIEGAYDAKAEGFVPGGGSLHNMMSAHGPDRETFDKASAAELKPQKIDDGLAFMFETRWPITATAQAAGADHLQRAYDDVWQGLERHFRA; via the coding sequence ATGAGCGAGCAGGCCAGGAAGACGGCGGAGGCGCTGGAGTACCTCACCGGCTTCGGCAACGAGCACAGCTCGGAGGCCGTCCCCGGCGCGCTGCCGCTCGGCCGGAACTCGCCCCAGCGCTCCCCCCTCGGCCTCTACGCCGAGCAGCTCAGCGGCAGCGCCTTCACCGAGCCGCGCCGCCACAACCGCCGCTCCTGGCTCTACCGGATCCGCCCGTCGGCCGCGCACCCGCCGTTCACCCGGGTCGACAACGGCGCCCTGCGCTCCGCGCCCTTCACCGAGGCCCCGGCGGACCCGAACCGGCTGCGCTGGAACCCGCTGCCCGACCCTGCTCCCGGCACCGACTTCCTGTCCGGCCTGTGGACCCTCGGCGGCAACGGCGACGCCACCCAGCGCGCCGGCATGGCGATCCACCTCTACGCCGCCAACGCCTCGATGACCGACCGGGTCTTCAGCGACTCCGACGGCGAGCTGCTGATCGTCCCCGAGCGCGGCGGGCTGCTGCTGCGCACCGAGCTCGGCCTGCTCGCCGCCCGCCCCGGCGAGGTCGCCCTGATCCCGCGCGGCGTCCGCTTCCGCGTCGAGCTCCTCGACGAGGACGCCCGCGGGTACGTCTGCGAGAACTACGGCATGCCCTTCGAGCTGCCGGACCTGGGCCCGATCGGCGCCAACGGCCTCGCCGCCGCACGGGACTTCCGGGCTCCGGTGGCCGCGTACGAGGACAGCGAGCGCCCGACCGAGGTGGTCAACAAGTTCTGCGGCAACCTCTGGTCCGCGACCTACGACCACTCCCCGCTGGACGTCGTCGCCTGGCACGGCACCCACGCGCCGTACGTGTACGACCTGCACCGGTTCAACGTCCTGGGCTCGATCAGCTACGACCACCCGGACCCGTCGATCTTCACCGTGCTGACCTCGCCCTCCGACACCCCGGGGCTGGCGGGCGTGGACTTCGTGGTCTTCGCCCCGCGCTGGCTCGTCGGCGAGGACACGTTCCGCCCGCCGTACTTCCACCGGAACGTCATGAGCGAGTACATGGGCCTGATCGAGGGCGCCTACGACGCCAAGGCGGAGGGATTCGTACCGGGCGGCGGCTCGCTGCACAACATGATGTCGGCGCACGGCCCGGACCGGGAGACCTTCGACAAGGCGAGCGCCGCCGAGCTGAAGCCGCAGAAGATCGACGACGGCCTGGCCTTCATGTTCGAGACCCGCTGGCCGATCACCGCCACCGCGCAGGCGGCCGGCGCGGACCACCTCCAGCGCGCCTACGACGACGTCTGGCAGGGTCTGGAGCGCCACTTCCGGGCCTAA
- a CDS encoding TetR/AcrR family transcriptional regulator has translation MDPVPPAHPLRRTPIQQRSADRLARILDACAELLDETGYENLSTRAVALRAGVPIGSVYRFFGNKRALALALAHRNLDRYADGIESRLAGLPAGEWRPVVDAVLDEYLAMKRSVPGFALVDFGVPAPPAEGPGSDPNHLVASRLTELLGAHLGLEPDAALGRAVLVAVEATDALTKLAFRVDPAGDPDIVAETRAMMHAYLARVLD, from the coding sequence ATGGACCCCGTGCCCCCAGCCCACCCCCTGCGCCGGACCCCGATCCAGCAGCGCAGCGCCGACCGGCTCGCCCGGATCCTCGACGCCTGCGCCGAGCTCCTGGACGAGACCGGGTACGAGAACCTGAGCACCCGGGCCGTCGCGCTGCGCGCCGGCGTGCCCATCGGCTCGGTCTACCGCTTCTTCGGGAACAAGCGGGCCTTGGCCCTCGCCCTCGCGCACCGCAACCTCGACCGCTACGCCGACGGCATCGAGAGCCGGCTCGCCGGCCTCCCGGCCGGGGAATGGCGGCCCGTCGTGGACGCCGTACTGGACGAGTACCTGGCCATGAAGCGCAGCGTGCCCGGCTTCGCCCTGGTGGACTTCGGGGTGCCCGCGCCGCCCGCCGAGGGGCCCGGCTCCGACCCCAACCACCTCGTCGCCTCGCGCCTCACCGAGCTGCTCGGCGCACACCTCGGCCTCGAACCGGACGCCGCGCTGGGGCGGGCCGTCCTCGTTGCGGTCGAGGCCACCGACGCGCTGACCAAACTGGCCTTCCGGGTCGATCCGGCCGGGGACCCCGACATCGTCGCCGAGACGCGCGCGATGATGCACGCCTACCTGGCGCGCGTCCTGGACTGA
- a CDS encoding GntR family transcriptional regulator codes for MTAFAPDSLVLNRKLPLWYQVSQSLRASILGRTPDASLRLPTEEQLAEHYGVSVLTMRQALKELEGEGLISRHRRRGTFIEPGAMRSAPVRLLGSVDAIVAQQSGDRTTVLGHETTAVSGELLEHFPDTPEVVTYRRLRHDSESGEPTNWAENAVRPELAEAIDLADLARWPMTKVIRDIVGVKISRITDTVEARLADPATAELLRVPLLSPILHYTGVTYDDGGRVVDVARIRYRGDRFSFTVTVDAH; via the coding sequence GTGACCGCCTTCGCTCCCGACTCGCTGGTGCTCAACCGGAAGCTGCCGCTCTGGTACCAGGTGTCACAGTCGCTGCGCGCCTCGATACTGGGGCGCACCCCGGACGCCTCGCTGCGCCTGCCCACCGAGGAGCAGCTGGCCGAGCACTACGGGGTGAGCGTGCTGACCATGCGGCAGGCGCTCAAGGAGCTGGAGGGCGAGGGCCTGATCAGCCGGCACCGGCGGCGCGGCACCTTCATCGAGCCGGGCGCGATGCGCAGCGCGCCCGTGCGGCTGCTGGGTTCGGTCGACGCGATCGTGGCCCAGCAGTCGGGCGACCGTACGACGGTCCTCGGGCACGAGACGACGGCAGTGTCCGGGGAGCTGCTGGAGCACTTCCCGGACACGCCCGAGGTCGTCACGTACCGGCGGCTGCGCCACGACAGCGAGAGCGGCGAGCCGACCAACTGGGCGGAGAACGCGGTGCGCCCGGAACTGGCGGAGGCCATCGACCTGGCCGATCTGGCGCGCTGGCCGATGACCAAGGTGATACGGGACATCGTGGGCGTGAAAATCAGCCGGATCACCGACACCGTCGAGGCCCGCCTCGCCGACCCGGCGACGGCCGAGCTGCTCCGGGTGCCGTTGCTCAGCCCGATCCTGCACTACACGGGCGTGACCTACGACGACGGCGGCCGGGTGGTGGACGTGGCGCGGATCCGGTACCGCGGCGACCGGTTCTCCTTCACGGTGACGGTCGACGCGCACTGA